Genomic DNA from Raphanus sativus cultivar WK10039 unplaced genomic scaffold, ASM80110v3 Scaffold0567, whole genome shotgun sequence:
ATGTAAATGCTTGATATTTTTGCTATACTTAGTATTTGGTTTGCTTTGTGCGAATAATAGAAATttggatttatatttgacttATTAAAAACGAATACTTACAATTTCAATTACTTGCTAAATAACACCATATTGCAAATTACTTGTTTCATCTTATTACTTGTTACTTGTAAACTATTTACAAGTTACTTTGTAATTATTTGTATGTTATGTCCTACTTTTGATGGTTGATTTTTTCAGTTTGTGTTATAGCCCGTTTTTCATAGATTTTACATTGGATGTTGTCGAATTCTCTAACACGGTTTTGACTGTTAGAAAGACGTTGATGATATTAATAATACTTAAAAGTTTATGTATGTTGTAATgtgattcatatatatatatatataacgagTAACAAGTGAAATAAAATGAGtcgatatttttttaatacttgcTATTTGACATGTACTTACAAGTATTCAAATTGTTGTATTTGTTATTTATCTTATCAACACCAAATAGTTTCTTTCACAAAATGAATATGTGAAACAAATAACGAGTAAAAGCTAAATGTCAAGTATTTATGCCCACCCCTATTAATCTATGTATGCATATGAACTGAGAAGCTCTGTCTACATGAGTTAACTCCAGTTGTGCAGTGTCCCAAATAATTACACATGAACCATCTGAATCCATTTACCAGCCTCTAATCGATCCATGAAATATCTACTTAGAATGTAAGGATGTGGTTGGGCTTTGGGATACATTAGGAACAATCTAAGATTGGAAATCAACCATTACTTCTTCACTCCTTTTGTGGTATTATTGGCAAATCctctataaatttatttacagtTGAAAACTTCGTCACcctttaacttatatatatgtgtgcGTGCTATAATTTACGTATAAATGTACTAATTAGAGGGTTTGAGAAttcttttctttaaaatagaaaattttatatttgggtacaaatattttgaaaacgAGTTCAGGTTTCCCAATGTagttttatactccctctgtttctaaaCGATTCATGTTCTAGAATTTTCACACTTTCTAATAAACCatattaaaacttagttataaatgcataattttttgtaattttatatttcctatatttttaaaccaataaaacttcacaaaatacaattaatgtttttgaacttcacaatttttcattattagttgacaaatattgcattgaaaatatgaaaaatgtatctttttgaaacagaaTTTTCtctagaacatggatcttttAGAAACGGAGTGAGTAAGTTTTAATTGAATAACTGAACTTCATAATTCATGTAATAATATGTATCGCTCAGTCAAATGCATCTCAAATAATTTTCCCGTACCTTCGTACATATTTAACAAGATTCAGCTGTAGAAAATTTGTTTACTTCATTTCTGTCAAATACCCTATTAAATGCTTATTTTTCCTAAAATGACTCAGTTCCAGCTTTGTTGTCGCATATTGATGTCTCTTTAGTTTGTTTAGAtatacattcttttttttttccatctaaagAATTTTATTAATGGGTCCAAGCCCAATCCGCGAATTACAAAAGAAAACCCGATAACAAGGGCATATATTACAAACTAACTGGGTCTAAAGGCCCAAACCCAAACCCCGACGCCACACGTCCAACTCACTCGCGAAAACACCCACGCGTTGCGCCCTGACACCACGCGCACTACGCGTCTCCCACTCCCCCACCTCGAGATCTGAAACATCACATCAAGGTTGAAACCGTCGATGCTTGCCGGAGACGGCCACCGATTCGCCGGATTTCACCGTGACTGGAGTGTCTGAAACCCTATTAGTCGTCTACTCTTCCACGGAAATCTTCACTGGCTTCTTACCGAGATCTCGACCAGATTAGAGATAGACACCATTCACCTACTTTTAACCGTTCCGTCGAAAGCCACCATGGACATCGTCACCGTCGCTTCTTTCATCGGAGTAACTCTCCGTCGAAGCCTCAAACCTTCGCCCAGACACCACACACAGAACCCGGAGCAGAACAAGCCTCCACCTTCGAAGACAACTAAAGCCGACCGTTCATCTGAGGAAGGAGCCACGGCGGTTACAAAAGCCGAGCGTCCACCTCGAGGAACAGTGCAACGCCGGAAACAGGAAAGCTACTcagaggaaaagaaaagaaaaccttAGACTAAAAGAACTACAGAACAAAAGCGGAAGGAGCGCAAAAGGAAACCGGGCCGACGGTGGCATAGGAAGCCCCTCCGTCGGCCGGCCGATTGAAATCGTCGGTGAATTTTTAGAGAGAAGACAGAgctttctctctccttcttctttcaCAAGAGATTCTTCTGTTTAGATATACATTCTATGCTCCATATAATTtccttaataattaaattatcgATCCAATATTCTTTCACTGGTACTTATCATTCGATCTATTAGtattcagaaagaaaaaaaattaattattttgaacatattcaataattcatttattaatataGCCCATAGGTCTCTTTTACAGAGAGGCAATGCCACACTTTTTGTCAGTTTCCTCTCCACTCAAAGGAGACATTCTTTCCTCATTTCCTTTTTTGTGCAACTCTTTCCTCATTCCCTTAATCCAGACTATATAAAATAACACATCTATAATGATGCATGCACAATATATAGTGagaatttaaataaacaaatagtAAAAAAGGTTTGAGTCCCAGCTATCgaaaatttaacattttgacATCGTCAGAGATAAAAAACCGATATGTGAGTCGAAAACGTAGGTTATTAACACTGATTAGTCTAGATTCATTTTAGTAGAGATCAGGATACCCTTTGTCGGTTGAACAAGAATAGAAAATTGACAGcaaagttattttataatattatatacggAAAATATGTTAGTAATTTTGTTAAAGCGCAATCTTGGTCCGACTCTCTCAACCGGTATCAAAAAGACAACGGCTcgaaaaattgaatttaatgaCCCAAAACATCATTAAAGTAACCATTATATGTAGTCTAGCTTTGAATAAGGGTTATTTGTTGTAAGTCAGTGAGaaaacttatattattaatgatCAAAGAGATCTATATTTATACATAGTTTAGACCGTCAtaaatagaccgtcataagataAATGGAAAACTACATTTTCCTTATATACAAAGGAAAAGGTAAATACGATAATGGAAAGATAACAATACAATAGAAATATGGAAACTATCCATTTGTtgtttctcttcctctttggCACATCGGTTATGGATCGTCCACCAAATgatttataacactcccccttggacgCCATAACTGTTCAAGGTTCGTagtatgcttaatgttgcctcgttaaaaccttaccaagaaaacccagtgggacaaaacctggttaaggaaaaagagtacaacacacactactccccctgaaGAATGCATTACTGAAGGTTTTTCAGTCGACGCATCCCAAGCTGATGTATGAGCTTCTTCAACGTCGCAGTAGGTAAAGATTTAGTGAATAGGTCGGCAGAATTGTCACTGGATCGGACCTGAACCACTTGGACGACACCAGTCTTTTGCAACTCGTGGGTTGAAAAGAATTTGGGCAGGATGTGTTTCGTCCTATCTCCTTTGATATAACCGTCTTTGAGCTGAGCAATGCAAGCTGCATTGTCCTCATATATCACGGTTGGATCCTTATCATCTGTCATCCCACAATCTGATCTTATATGTTGAGTCATAGACCTCAACCAGACACATTCTCGGCTGGCTTCATGTATAGCCACTATCTCCGAGTGATTAGAAGATGTAGCTACGAGTGTCTGTTTCATTGAACGCCAAGATATGGCTGTTCCACCATATGTAAACACATAGCCTGTCTGAGATCTAGAATTGTGTGGATCCGAAAGGTATCCAGCATCAGCAAATCCAACTAAACCATTTTTGTTTTCGTTGGTATAAAACAGACCCAAATCTTTCGTTCCTTGTAGATAACGAAGAACATGTTTTATCCCGTTCCAATGCCTTTGGGTCGGACAAGAGCTAAACCTAGATAGTAGGTTCACGGCAAAAGCGATATCAGGCCGTGTGTGAGTTGCTAAATACATCAATGCTCCTATGGCACTGAGATATGGCACTTCGGGACCAAGTGTATCCTCACCGTCCTCTTTAGGACGAAATGGATCAGTATCTAGGCCAAGGGACCTCACGACCATAGGGCTAGAGAGTGGGTGTGAGTCAGCCATATTAAATCTCTTGAGTACTTTTTCTGTATATGTCatttgatgcacaaggattccattATTTATGTACTCAAGCTGTAATCCCAAACAGAATCTTGTTTTTCCAAGATCTTTCATTTCGAATTCTTTCTTAAGATATTCGACTGTTTGTGAAATCTCTCCAGAGGTTCCAATGATATTtaaatcatcaacatacactgcTATAATCACAAAGCCcttattttcaaatttctttatGAAAATGCATGGACTGATAGGATCATTTTTATATCCTTCTTTGATTAGGTACTCACTTAATCTGTTGTACCACATCCGGCCAGATTGTTTCAGTCCATAAagtgatttattcaactttatGCAGTGTTGTTCACGAGAgctctctttatttttcatttctataCCCTCTGGTACTTTCATATAGATTTCATTATCCAGTGGGCCATATAGATATGCTGTAACGACATCCATCAGTCTCATATCTAGATTTTCTCTTATAGCCAGACTTATTAGGAATCTAAAAGTGGTTGCATCCACCACAGGGGAATATGTTTCCTCATAATCGATTCCTGGTCTCTGTGAGAACCCTTGTGCAACGAGTCGGGCCTTATACCTCACGACTTCGccattctcatttctctttcTCACAAAGACCCATTTGTATCCCACTGGTTTTATATCATGTGGTGTTCGGATCATAGGGCCGAAAACACCTCTCTTCTTTAAAGAGTTtaactccacgtttatggcttctttccatttaaGCCAATCTTTTCTTTGCATGCATTCATATATAGACGTGGGTTCTTGATCCTCATTTTCCATTAGTTCGAGTGCTACCTCATATGCAAATATATCAGTGATGTCGACATCTTTTCTATTCCATTGTTTTCCAGACAAGATATAATTTATCGAGATCTCGTTATTATCTGGACCGTCAGTACCATGAACCTCGGCGTCCCGAGGGTCACTGTCTGGTACGCCCGGCCCCATGTCCATTTCTATGGACTTAGGCGTGGCTTCATCTCGGGTAAGATCAGCCACGATCTTGTCTGTGGTTCCACTCTCGGTTATAGCACCTTTCTTTGTTTTCCGAGGTTTCTTATCTAGggaaccaattggtctaccacgtttcAAACGTGTTTTGGAatctgtagcaacttgattgtgtcCCTCTTGAACATCAATCCGAACTGGTGCATTAATAGCTGGTATATGTGACTTAGTCACTCTTTTCGGGTCAGcaaaggaatctggcaattGATTAGCTAGCTTTtgtaaatgtattattttctgGACCTCAAGATCACACACTtgagtccgaggatcttgccaattATAATTTATGGATGTCTGATTCCATGAGATTTCTTTTACCAGCTTAGTATCTCCCCCTAATGTCGGAAGTTCGGATTCATTAAAATGACAATCCGCATACCTGGCCTTAAATAAATCGCCCGTAGTTGGCTcaaggtattttataattgtgGGGGAATCAAATCCGACATATATTCCCATCCGTCTTTGAGGTCCCATCTTTGTTCTCTGTGGTGGAGCAATAGGAACATAAACCGCACAGCCAAAGGTTTTAAGATGGGCGACGTCTGGCTCATGACCCGTAAGTAATTGGGATGGGGAATATTTGTGTTCACTAGATGGCCTGATGCGTATAAGCTCGGCCGCATGGAGGACCGCATGTCCCCATGCTAAAACCGGCAGCCTGGACCTCATGAGTAATGGTCGGGCTATGAGTTGTATTCGTTTTATAAATGATTCAGCTAAGCCATTTTGTGTATGTACATGTGCCACGGAGTATTCCACTGCTACCTCCATGGACATACAATAATCATTAAACGCCTGAGAAGTGAATTCACTTGCATTATCAAGACGTATCGTTTTTAAAGGAAAATCTGGAAAATGTGCTCGTAATCGAATTATCTGAGCAAGCAATCTTGGAAATGCCAAGTTGCGGGTCGATAAGAGACAGACATGCGACCATCTGGTCGATGCATCAATAAGGACCATGAAATATCGAAATGTCCCACAAGGTGGGTGAATTGGTCCGCAAATGTCTCcttgtattctttccagaaaaTTTATCATTTCCTTTGTCACCTTAACTGGTGATGGCTTAACGATTAGTTTCCCTTGTGAACATGCTACACAATTTAAGTGTTTAGGGATAACTCGTTTCTCTTTAAGAGAATGGCCGCTGGTATTATCAATCAATTTACGCATCATGGTCGACCCGGGATGACCCAGCCGGTCGTGCCATAGAGTGAAATTTTCGATGGCTGATTTGTTAAATGTGGCATTTGCTTCGATCATACTGACTTTAGCATGATAAAGACCAGTAGATATTGCGGGTATTGATTCTAAGACCTTCTTTTGGCCTTGGGCAATTTCAATGATCTGAAGGAATTCTTTATTTCCTTCGCCCTTAGTCTCAATATGATATCCATTCATTCGAATGTCTTTGAAGCTTAATAGACTTCTTTTAGAGCTGGGAGAATACAAAGCATCCGAAATTTCGAGATGTGTTCCCAAAGGCAATAAAATGTTGGCCTGGCCGTGGCCCTCTATGAGACTGGCTGTACCCGCAATTGTGGAAATGTTGGCGTTTTTAAGTGTCAGATTTATGAAATATCTCTTGTCTCTTAAGATCGTGTGGCTCGACCCACTATCCACCACGAACACATCCTCTttcatttctaaaaaaaataggATGATACTTAGAGacttaaaattataattcatatagaatatttataagatttggtaatataatttatataagtaatTCTTATAagataattcataaaataatttatttcataaataataaatccaatgacaaaaaaaaaaaaaaaaaaaacaccaaatcataatattaaagtaaataaaaacaaatacaaatgtCGAATTCAATCCTTTAGAACATCAGATGTTTCATAATCCATGAGATCATCTTTTTCATGATCGAAATCATTTTCATTATCTTGGATCACCATATGAGCTTCAGGATTCTTCCCTTTCATACTTTCTTGGTATAGCTCAACTAGATGCTTGGGAGTCCTACAAGTCTTTGCCCAATGGTTACTCATTCCACACCGATGGCATACGGATTTGGTCGAGTTTGTGTGCTGCGGTTTGAATGATGATCCGCGCCCTCGACCATGACCTCGTCCGGACAAGCGTCCCTGGTTCTGGTCTCGACCAGACTGGTTGCCTCGACCACGGCCTGAGTTATGACGACCGCGGCCCCGTCCATTGTATCTTCCACGCCTGTGGCTGTGGGATTGGACGTGGTTAGCCTCTGTGTCAGCTTCAGTAGCCGCATGAGCTTCTGGTAAAGGTGTGGCACCTGGAGGTCTTATCTCACTATTTATCATcagtaactcattgttttgctcAGCAAGTAATAAGCATGAAATCAAGCTCGCATAAGTCTTGAATTCTTTTGCACGGTACTGTTGCTGTAGCAACACATTACTTGTGTGGAAGGTGGAGAAAGTCTTTTCAAGCATATCTTCCTCCGTTATATcctcaccacatagtttaagtTTAGAAACGATCTTAAACATTGCTGAGTTGTATTGATCCACAGACTTAAAGTCTTGGATCCTGAGGTTTTTCCATTCGTATCtagcctttggtaatagcaccgtctTTTGGTGATCATATCTTTGTTTCAACTCATTCCAAAGGTCTAGAGGATTTCGAATGGTTAAGTACTGATCTTTGAGACCCTCAATCAGGTGATGGCGAATAATTAATAT
This window encodes:
- the LOC108845340 gene encoding uncharacterized protein LOC108845340 produces the protein MFRFQMSKINNLEYAALNLSGDNYLQWALDTEIILKSKGLGECITEKNKADEKDQYKAILIIRHHLIEGLKDQYLTIRNPLDLWNELKQRYDHQKTVLLPKARYEWKNLRIQDFKSVDQYNSAMFKIVSKLKLCGEDITEEDMLEKTFSTFHTSNVLLQQQYRAKEFKTYASLISCLLLAEQNNELLMINSEIRPPGATPLPEAHAATEADTEANHVQSHSHRRGRYNGRGRGRHNSGRGRGNQSGRDQNQGRLSGRGHGRGRGSSFKPQHTNSTKSVCHRCGMSNHWAKTCRTPKHLVELYQESMKGKNPEAHMVIQDNENDFDHEKDDLMDYETSDVLKD